A stretch of Megalobrama amblycephala isolate DHTTF-2021 linkage group LG14, ASM1881202v1, whole genome shotgun sequence DNA encodes these proteins:
- the si:ch211-10d23.5 gene encoding uncharacterized protein si:ch211-10d23.5 isoform X1 — MTERIFVFVDEEELFNLMKDLDCLYCRNPVTASKHHLKKRHLRFAIYYKDSGIGKFSIPCYCADGGHGRSHWHCPMCTKILQRTKDYKIHITNHGVEMTDKSTVELQPTTVLLETLQTDNEDRTAGNKSACQKCGIHFTTTSNLRRHERLQHGHDQQPMLCIDAKNAIYVTPKDLHGPRVPIHIRKSFALQILLCELEECWDFMKAQAQRGNPGKECRHLVRTNHARHYVPPPPLCVNSLEEMTDKHLLSKSEKQECQEMNSRACLEGVDCVYPIFWEEHELSERCIYFSVYTDLKDKWCQFGRTRVSFDTKSGNWKCLCEHKRNHCVHKYLSMWWLFQERPELLQNALDINTESVDVLEEVVLDAEDVVQMSPGGDDLC; from the exons ATGACAG AGAGAATATTTGTGTTTGTTGATGAAGAGGAGCTTTTTAATTTGATGAAGGACCTTGACTGTCTCTACTGTAGGAATCCAGTTACGGCATCTAAACATCACCTCAAAAAGAGACATCTCAGATTCGCCATATATTATAAAGATTCTGGCATTg GGAAGTTTTCTATCCCCTGTTATTGTGCTGATGGAGGCCATGGCAGGAGCCACTGGCACTGCCCaatgtgcacaaaaatattgcaaAGGACAAAGGATTACAAAATCCATATTACCAACCAtg GTGTTGAGATGACAGACAAATCAACAG TTGAGCTACAACCTACAACAGTCCTGTTGGAGACTCTGCAAACAGACAATGAAGACAGGACAGCAGGCAATAAGTCAGCATGCCAAAAGTGTGGAATCCACTTTACTACCACATCAAATTTGAGACGCCACGAGAGACTACAGCACGGCCATGACCAACAGCCCATGTTATGCATAGATGCCAAAAATGCAATCTATGTTACACCCAAGGATCTGCATGGACCTAGAGTGCCCATTCATATCCGTAAATCCTTTGCCTTACAGATTCTGCTTTGTGAATTGGAAGAATGCTGGGATTTCATGAAAGCGCAGGCCCAGAGAGGAAATCCTGGTAAAGAATGCCGGCACCTCGTGAGAACTAATCACGCACGACACTACGTTCCCCCTCCACCACTGTGTGTCAACTCTCTGGAGGAAATGACTGACAAACACCTCCTGTCCAAATCGGAGAAACAGGAGTGCCAGGAAATGAACTCAAGGGCATGTTTAGAGGGAGTCGATTGTGTGTACCCTATTTTTTGGGAGGAGCATGAACTTTCAGAGAGATGCATCTACTTTTCTGTGTACACCGACCTTAAGGACAAATGGTGTCAGTTTGGGAGGACACGTGTCTCTTTTGATACCAAGTCTGGCAACTGGAAGTGTCTatgtgaacacaaaagaaaccATTGTGTCCACAAGTATTTATCTATGTGGTGGTTGTTCCAGGAGCGTCCTGAATTGTTGCAAAATGCCCTAGATATCAACACTGAGAGTGTCGACGTGCTGGAGGAAGTGGTCCTGGATGCTGAGGATGTGGTTCAAATGTCTCCGGGGGGTGATGACCTCTGCTAG
- the si:ch211-10d23.5 gene encoding uncharacterized protein si:ch211-10d23.5 isoform X2, with protein MCTKILQRTKDYKIHITNHGVEMTDKSTVELQPTTVLLETLQTDNEDRTAGNKSACQKCGIHFTTTSNLRRHERLQHGHDQQPMLCIDAKNAIYVTPKDLHGPRVPIHIRKSFALQILLCELEECWDFMKAQAQRGNPGKECRHLVRTNHARHYVPPPPLCVNSLEEMTDKHLLSKSEKQECQEMNSRACLEGVDCVYPIFWEEHELSERCIYFSVYTDLKDKWCQFGRTRVSFDTKSGNWKCLCEHKRNHCVHKYLSMWWLFQERPELLQNALDINTESVDVLEEVVLDAEDVVQMSPGGDDLC; from the exons atgtgcacaaaaatattgcaaAGGACAAAGGATTACAAAATCCATATTACCAACCAtg GTGTTGAGATGACAGACAAATCAACAG TTGAGCTACAACCTACAACAGTCCTGTTGGAGACTCTGCAAACAGACAATGAAGACAGGACAGCAGGCAATAAGTCAGCATGCCAAAAGTGTGGAATCCACTTTACTACCACATCAAATTTGAGACGCCACGAGAGACTACAGCACGGCCATGACCAACAGCCCATGTTATGCATAGATGCCAAAAATGCAATCTATGTTACACCCAAGGATCTGCATGGACCTAGAGTGCCCATTCATATCCGTAAATCCTTTGCCTTACAGATTCTGCTTTGTGAATTGGAAGAATGCTGGGATTTCATGAAAGCGCAGGCCCAGAGAGGAAATCCTGGTAAAGAATGCCGGCACCTCGTGAGAACTAATCACGCACGACACTACGTTCCCCCTCCACCACTGTGTGTCAACTCTCTGGAGGAAATGACTGACAAACACCTCCTGTCCAAATCGGAGAAACAGGAGTGCCAGGAAATGAACTCAAGGGCATGTTTAGAGGGAGTCGATTGTGTGTACCCTATTTTTTGGGAGGAGCATGAACTTTCAGAGAGATGCATCTACTTTTCTGTGTACACCGACCTTAAGGACAAATGGTGTCAGTTTGGGAGGACACGTGTCTCTTTTGATACCAAGTCTGGCAACTGGAAGTGTCTatgtgaacacaaaagaaaccATTGTGTCCACAAGTATTTATCTATGTGGTGGTTGTTCCAGGAGCGTCCTGAATTGTTGCAAAATGCCCTAGATATCAACACTGAGAGTGTCGACGTGCTGGAGGAAGTGGTCCTGGATGCTGAGGATGTGGTTCAAATGTCTCCGGGGGGTGATGACCTCTGCTAG